One window from the genome of Cricetulus griseus strain 17A/GY chromosome 2, alternate assembly CriGri-PICRH-1.0, whole genome shotgun sequence encodes:
- the Pdcd1 gene encoding programmed cell death protein 1, translated as MWVPQVPWPLTWAVLQLSWHAGWLLEVSSGPWRPLTFSPAWLTVSEGANATFTCSFSNWSEDLMLNWYRLSPSNQTEKQAAFCKGLSQPVRDSRFQITQLANGHDFHMNILATRRNDSGIYLCGAISLPPKTQIKESPGAELVVTERILETSTRYPSPSPRPASQFQGLVIGIMSVLVGVPVLLLLAWVLAAFCSTGVSEARRARRKEQPLKGGPSAAPIFSVAYEELDFQGREKTPEPPTPCIHTEYATIVFSEGLGASSLGRRGSADGPQGPRPPRHEDGHCSWPL; from the exons AGGTCTCCAGCGGGCCCTGGAGGCCCCTCACCTTCTCCCCAGCCTGGCTCACCGTGTCAGAGGGAGCAAATGCCACCTTCACCTGCAGTTTCTCCAACTGGTCCGAGGACCTTATGCTAAACTGGTACCGCCTGAGCCCCAGCAACCAGACTGAAAAACAGGCTGCCTTCTGCAAAGGGTTAAGCCAGCCTGTCCGGGACAGCCGCTTCCAGATCACACAGCTAGCCAATGGGCATGACTTCCACATGAACATCCTCGCCACGCGGCGCAATGACAGTGGCATCTACCTCTGTGGGgccatctccctgccccccaaGACACAAATCAAGGAGAGCCCTGGAGCAGAGCTGGTGGTAACAG AGAGAATCCTGGAGACCTCCACAAGATaccccagcccctcacccagGCCAGCAAGCCAGTTTCAAGGCTTGGTCATTGGTATCATGAGTGTCCTAGTGGGTGTCCCTGTGTTGCTGCTGCTGGCCTGGGTCCTAGCTGCCTTCTGCTCAACAGGTGTGTCAG AGGCCAGACGAGCTAGAAGAAAGGAACAGCCTCTG AAGGGGGGCCCTTCAGCAGcacctatcttcagtgtggcctACGAGGAGCTGGACTTCCAGGGGCGAGAGAAGACTCCagagccccccaccccctgtaTACACACAGAGTATGCCACCATCGTCTTCTCTGAAGGGCTGGGTGCCTCATCCTTGGGACGTAGGGGCTCAGCAGATGGTCCTCAGGGTCCCAGGCCTCCAAGGCATGAGGATGGACACTGCTCTTGGCCCCTTTGA